A genome region from Pseudomonas pergaminensis includes the following:
- a CDS encoding sensor histidine kinase, with protein sequence MSNSAGEDARKVANAAHELFLLGQKIVEARAVLAALQQQLEGANTRLEDTQHVEQLIEANQQLVLALLLAQSDTVAAPKVEDQLLFQKLREANAQLVFAALSAQDLQVTAERALGQQKRILAMVAHELRNPLTPISLIAERMVRLPSDELPRMRELIEGQVQHISQLVDDLLDVSRASTGKLRIHRREVDMLRILNAAVEAYSPVMIGRKQQFDVVLPDVIPSLYGDPVRLAQILHNLLGNAAKYTQAAGRIAMVVSVEAGQLKISIADNGIGVTAKALPFIFDPYVQDAHAIGFNSAGLGIGLTVVRELVEAHGGTVTGMSEGHGRGSEFVVVLPLSSQGISRASRN encoded by the coding sequence ATGAGTAATTCGGCGGGAGAGGACGCGCGTAAAGTGGCCAATGCGGCCCATGAGCTGTTCCTGCTCGGCCAGAAAATCGTTGAAGCCCGTGCAGTACTGGCTGCGCTGCAGCAACAACTGGAAGGCGCCAACACTCGCCTAGAGGATACCCAGCATGTCGAGCAACTGATCGAGGCCAACCAGCAGTTGGTGCTGGCACTGCTCCTGGCCCAATCCGACACTGTCGCGGCGCCGAAGGTAGAGGACCAACTGCTGTTCCAGAAGCTGCGCGAAGCCAATGCGCAACTGGTGTTCGCCGCACTCAGCGCCCAGGACCTGCAGGTCACCGCCGAACGTGCGTTAGGTCAGCAGAAACGCATCCTGGCGATGGTCGCCCATGAACTGCGCAACCCGCTGACGCCTATCAGTCTGATTGCCGAGCGCATGGTCCGGCTACCCAGCGACGAACTGCCGCGTATGCGTGAATTGATAGAGGGCCAGGTCCAGCATATTTCCCAACTGGTCGATGACTTGCTGGATGTCTCGCGTGCCAGCACCGGCAAGCTGCGCATCCACCGTCGCGAGGTGGACATGCTGCGTATCCTGAATGCCGCTGTCGAGGCCTATAGCCCAGTGATGATCGGTCGAAAGCAGCAATTCGATGTGGTGTTGCCGGATGTTATCCCGAGCCTGTACGGCGACCCCGTACGGCTTGCGCAGATCCTGCACAACCTGCTGGGCAACGCAGCCAAGTACACGCAAGCGGCTGGCCGTATCGCGATGGTGGTGAGCGTAGAGGCCGGGCAACTGAAGATCAGCATTGCCGACAACGGCATTGGCGTGACCGCCAAGGCCTTGCCGTTCATTTTTGATCCTTATGTGCAAGATGCCCACGCCATCGGTTTCAACAGCGCCGGCCTGGGTATTGGCTTGACCGTGGTGCGCGAACTGGTCGAAGCCCACGGCGGTACAGTGACGGGCATGAGTGAAGGACACGGCAGGGGCAGCGAGTTTGTGGTCGTGCTGCCGCTATCCAGTCAAGGGATCAGCCGTGCATCGCGCAACTGA